One window of the Caminibacter pacificus genome contains the following:
- the lon gene encoding endopeptidase La, translated as MTLENYKDLPAEIPVIKEKELIYPFMIIPIFLEEKEDIIAIQKAINDHSLIFVSIKDEPGTYGTIGTIIRKVTLPEGKVKILFQGLARGKIIEITDKNPTIAIVDKVASEPGDKKEVSALLETLKEHIVTLSELNPFFPKDFIKIIDSNSDADRIVDIIASSLKLPIEKGYELFKEINTKERLIKLIHFILEEIESIKLKNELSRKVMEQVQEANREHLLKQQLKLIQQELGMTNELEEEIKEYREKLEQLKPCMREDAYKEIKKQIDRLSRMHPDSAEATTTQNYIEWALEVPFCNYAKEDFSIEELQKRLDKDHYGLKKPKERIVEYFAAKELAKKRNEEFSGATLCFVGPPGVGKTSLANSIAKALDRNLVRIALGGLEDVNELRGHRRTYIGAMPGRIAQGIINAKEMNPVMVLDEIDKISRYRGDPTAVLLEILDPEQNTHFRDLYLNFDLDLSKVLFIATANDPSTIPAPLRDRMEMIFIGSYTPQEKFEIAKRYLIPQEAKKHSLKKSEVSISDAALREIIDKYTKEAGVRNLRRIIAKIMRKAALEILEGKEKVKVTLKNLKDYLEKGYYGIEAVEKKDKVGVVNGLAWTPVGGDVLKVEAVKYRGKGQVILTGQLGDVMKESAHIAFTLIKVLIDNKKIKVKEKSKEPIYYKYNVHIHVPEGAIPKDGPSAGITMATAIASIFSETKVKSDVAMTGEITLTGEVLPIGGLKEKLIAAYKAKIKKVLIPVKNYERDLDDVPEEVKEGLEIVPVKTIDEVLDHALVK; from the coding sequence ATGACATTAGAAAACTATAAAGATTTACCGGCTGAAATTCCCGTAATAAAAGAAAAAGAGTTAATTTATCCTTTTATGATTATTCCGATTTTTCTTGAAGAAAAAGAGGATATTATAGCTATTCAAAAAGCAATAAACGACCACTCTTTAATCTTCGTCTCAATAAAAGACGAACCCGGAACTTACGGGACTATCGGTACTATTATCAGAAAAGTAACACTCCCTGAAGGCAAAGTAAAAATCCTATTTCAAGGGCTTGCAAGAGGTAAAATTATCGAAATTACCGATAAAAACCCGACAATTGCGATTGTTGATAAAGTAGCAAGCGAACCTGGAGATAAAAAAGAAGTTTCCGCACTTCTTGAAACGCTAAAAGAGCATATTGTTACTTTGAGCGAACTTAATCCGTTTTTTCCAAAAGACTTTATAAAAATTATAGACAGCAATTCAGACGCCGATAGAATAGTAGATATTATTGCAAGTTCTCTAAAACTTCCTATCGAAAAAGGATACGAACTTTTCAAAGAAATAAACACAAAAGAGAGACTTATTAAATTAATTCATTTTATTTTAGAAGAAATTGAATCTATCAAACTAAAAAACGAGCTCTCAAGAAAAGTAATGGAGCAAGTCCAAGAAGCCAATAGAGAACATCTTCTAAAACAACAACTAAAACTTATCCAACAAGAGCTCGGTATGACAAACGAGCTTGAAGAAGAGATAAAAGAGTATAGAGAAAAACTCGAACAATTAAAACCTTGCATGAGAGAAGACGCATATAAAGAGATAAAAAAACAAATCGACCGCTTATCACGTATGCACCCCGATAGTGCCGAAGCTACCACGACTCAAAACTATATCGAATGGGCTTTGGAAGTTCCGTTTTGTAACTATGCAAAAGAAGATTTCAGTATTGAAGAACTTCAAAAAAGGCTTGATAAAGACCATTACGGACTAAAAAAACCAAAAGAGAGAATAGTAGAATATTTTGCGGCAAAAGAGCTTGCTAAGAAAAGAAACGAAGAATTCAGCGGCGCCACTTTATGTTTTGTAGGGCCTCCGGGAGTTGGTAAAACGAGTCTTGCAAATTCGATAGCAAAAGCGCTTGATAGAAACCTTGTTAGAATCGCTCTTGGGGGACTTGAAGACGTAAACGAACTAAGAGGTCACAGAAGAACTTACATCGGAGCAATGCCAGGACGTATTGCTCAGGGAATCATCAACGCAAAAGAGATGAACCCGGTTATGGTACTTGATGAAATAGACAAAATCTCAAGATACAGAGGAGACCCGACAGCCGTACTTCTTGAGATATTAGACCCTGAACAAAATACACATTTTAGGGATTTATATCTGAATTTCGATCTTGATTTAAGCAAAGTACTATTTATCGCAACGGCAAACGACCCGAGCACCATTCCGGCACCTCTTAGAGACAGAATGGAGATGATTTTTATAGGAAGCTACACACCTCAAGAGAAATTCGAAATAGCAAAAAGATACCTTATTCCGCAAGAAGCGAAAAAACATTCTCTTAAAAAAAGCGAAGTCTCTATTAGCGATGCGGCGTTAAGAGAAATAATAGACAAATATACAAAAGAAGCGGGTGTTAGAAACTTAAGAAGAATAATCGCGAAAATTATGAGAAAAGCCGCTCTTGAGATTTTAGAAGGTAAAGAAAAAGTAAAAGTTACGCTCAAAAACTTAAAAGATTATCTCGAAAAAGGCTATTACGGAATCGAAGCCGTAGAGAAAAAAGACAAAGTCGGAGTGGTAAACGGACTTGCATGGACTCCTGTTGGTGGAGACGTACTTAAAGTCGAAGCCGTAAAATATAGAGGAAAAGGCCAAGTTATCTTAACCGGGCAACTCGGAGACGTTATGAAAGAATCGGCTCATATAGCATTTACACTTATCAAAGTCTTAATCGACAACAAAAAAATAAAAGTAAAAGAGAAATCTAAAGAGCCGATTTATTACAAATACAACGTCCATATTCACGTACCTGAGGGAGCGATACCAAAAGACGGACCGAGTGCGGGAATTACGATGGCAACGGCAATTGCAAGTATATTTAGCGAAACAAAAGTAAAATCCGACGTAGCGATGACGGGTGAAATTACTCTAACCGGAGAAGTTTTACCAATCGGCGGGCTTAAAGAAAAACTGATAGCCGCTTATAAAGCTAAAATCAAAAAAGTACTCATACCGGTAAAAAATTATGAAAGAGACCTTGATGACGTTCCTGA